CCCAAACAGCCAAGTGTCAGAGTTCAGCTCACCTCCGGATCAGTCGCATTGGGTCGGACGCGACGTGAGAATTCCTGTTCCcggctcctctctgcaggcGCTCCGGGAGGCCCGACCGGGACCCGACCGCGGCCCTTCGTCAGAGGACATGACAGTTTGTAGGACGTCGTCACCTGGTCTGCTGGCAGCTGTCTGATGCGTCTCACGATGAGTGGATCCtccctgatgctgctgctgctgctggttttcgGTGTGTGCGATGGAGGGATGGGAGCCGCGGCCCCACCTGAGGATCAGGGCGCCCGCCTCCGAGGCCTCTGGAAGCTCCACATGAGAGACTCGCTGCTGAAAGGGAAAGGTGAGCCGTTGCCTGAAGGTTTGCTGCAACTTACGTTTTGATTTAGCCCAATATTTATCTTCACGTTGCGTCTTTAGACTGTTGTGAGGTGTTGGGTAGAAACGGGAGCTCGTCGCCTGACGAGGTAATAAATCTGAGGTAATAAACTCATCATGTCTTTGTAAAGCTGGATCCAAGCcccaaccaatcagagaagggatcaaacagcagctgctctACTGCCGCGTTGGGATTGGCTACCATCTCCAGATTCTGGTCGATGGCTCGGTGGGCGGCGTCCACGAACCCACCGAGAACTGTGAGTTCCTGTGCACGCCGCCACCTCAgagcggttctggttctggtcctggttctgccATGCTCCTCTAGAGTTACGCTTTATCCTCCGTCTCAAGGCTGGCTGAAGGTTTTCTCGATGAAGCTTGGAGTCGTGGGGATCAGAGGAGTGAAGAGTGGGCTGTTCCTCTGCATGGGGGGGGATGGACTGGCCTACGGAGCGGTAGGTAGCCGCCCAGCTTACTGGCACCGCCCCTGACCTCACCAGGTAATCTTACCTGTCTTTACCAGGAGCAGTTCTCTGACGACTGCAAGTTGAaggagaacctggaggagaaCCTCTACACCACCTACTCCTCTCTGTCTCACCCAGGAAACTA
This region of Brachionichthys hirsutus isolate HB-005 chromosome 12, CSIRO-AGI_Bhir_v1, whole genome shotgun sequence genomic DNA includes:
- the fgf9 gene encoding fibroblast growth factor 4A, encoding MSGSSLMLLLLLVFGVCDGGMGAAAPPEDQGARLRGLWKLHMRDSLLKGKAGSKPQPIREGIKQQLLYCRVGIGYHLQILVDGSVGGVHEPTENCWLKVFSMKLGVVGIRGVKSGLFLCMGGDGLAYGAEQFSDDCKLKENLEENLYTTYSSLSHPGNYLALSHKGELKKGNTVGRHQACTHFLPRRAL